atgctaaaaacttttttttttaatctaaaatatatttattgagatggTTTCCCACTCATGTTGATTCAGAGTGCTTTTAGTGCTGCTTCCTTCTAAAGGAACATCCTTCTGTAAGCCTTGCTTTTCCTCCTGTAGGCTGGCAGAGGACAGTGGAGCAGCCAACACACAAAACTACTGTTTGTGCATGGCTAAAGACTGTGGTGATTTTATAGCATCCTGGGCATTTCACATCCATAAAGTAGGAATTGGGGCTCTGCACCAGGCGTTTCTTCTTgtgtttcctcttttcctcttctgggGAGGGATGAAGGAAATCCTTTGTGAGAGGCATGTTCTCGTGTGGGTAGGTCGTCACTACCGGAAAGGGcactaaaaactcttaataaactaggtattgatgggatgtattgTTGGGGTCCGTggcgggggtggtggagaatgaaagaacacacaaaagacaaagacacagagagaacatggtggccgcactcagagcctccgcctcactttatttatactccataaaccccacgtcagcagaaagaatgcaatgcataacaaactttctttttccaGATGTAAacttctactcagttccttgtttctatgctcttccttatctgcccgccttcttggcgcctacgggagttcattaaaagttcaattggagatactgtcttTGAGCCCTATCgatattctcagcatactgttttcaaaggcccctgcattcccccccccctttttttttgttttgcctcaatcctaAAAAGCCCATAtttgttcttgtgttttcttttgtttttggaggcgacGGAGGGAGCATCTAATCACCGAAAGAAGTAGACCCAATCcaagtgcccaaagcaatatacttccagagattgtagaaatccatgtTTTCATCTGGGTCCATGGGTTAAAGGCAGCAAGGCGTTGACCCATCTCCTGAAGGGTTACAGTTCCGGACAACACGTAATTGTTGTCAAAATGCTTCGAAAATGTTCTGAGTGAGCTCTTggatgtccaaactaatatttttatggcctattAATAATTTTCGGATTATGGTCCAATTTTGAGAGATATTAAAAGGCACAGGCAttacacaaaattgagtggagttccaatcacattgtaatgttATCCAAGTACTGAGTACAGTGAGCTGATCTCCAAGCCATGTCAAGGCTTGCTCCATGTTGTCCaatctttcagcaagttgagaATCAGTGTTTCGTTGTTGAAGCCATAACCGGTGAGATTGTTCGTGCCATTGCtgcacaaattcagcattttgtatgctttgatgaaGAGCGAGCCCTGCTACGGCCGCAGTGGAGACGATGGCGACAAGGCTCATCACCgaggcaattataagtccaagggCATGGAGGGTTCGCTGgagagaagtccaaatataagtCTCAAGAGGTGATGCCCCCCACGGTCGTGTAAGTttaacaggtagccaaatttccttacgagccctgaggatataaatatccccagtaaagttgtgccaccaggaatgattgaggcaagacaaaaatgtacacgtatctgtacaattaacaatccccgtatcattatcccatgtcaaattccccactaataataggtagggcttacggacacaagcaataatatatcaggaggtatttcgatataactgaatatgaaaggagttattcgggttagaaagattaagggacatattccccacaaaagtgCTAATGGCATCGCCTGCAGCTAACAACTTCCAAAGATGACTCTGTACTTAGGCCAGGCCTTCTTGCCATACCAAGGTTTCATTACTGTTAGcggcaatacttttatttacccgatgccatttcaaaggtatgtgactaaattttatttgaaaatcaccgtgcacacttcaatcagttatttgcattccattgtattctaataaaatctgGGGTTTAGTTCCCCGACATTGTTGCCActccagcacctcaatattaggagaaacctctggaataggacaaaaaggtaaagaactaggaatcgtttcattactatatacagtatgattatattaaaagcttctagttacaataataacagtattagcagccacatgactatgattataGCGAACAGCCCAGGCTTCATGCGATTTTCGGAGACAATGAGGACTATTTCCCATGCCTATTGGAAGTCCTTCCACTCCAAATTGGTATGTGCTGTTTATGATTCCCGTTTCCCGTTCTGTGTTGTCCTTGTCCATATAGGGGGACGGCATCCAAATAGTGTCattggtgaaaaccttaatttccgccTCCCCCCAGGCGACTCCCTGATACAAGggtggaaagggaatataagtccaatatTCATATAAAGCCTCACTAAGGGAAATAAGTCCCCCGCCGAGGCACATCCAACAAtggaagaaatgcatgctgaatccagttttcttttcaacagggtttcaataatcttgtaggaaaccactcaggtccgctccctgtaaggacaagagcatagccccgtccctgttttagaacttgcccttgaacatacttaccttcttcattaggATACCAAATCTTTAAATTGTCAGTGGGGACTATCACcaagggaggtgaggaaagatgggCTACAACAGCGGAGtcttgcaattgtctccattgattcaaaaaaaattaaagtaaaaagaaccttcaaaatcaaaaaaattaaagtaaaaagaaccttcaaaatctAGTTTTTTGAGGGGctcatttcccccctttttttttgttgttgttttttttaacagttaAGTTTTTAAGGTTAAATTTGCGCGCTTAatgatggcttgaccttgactgttgcccGGGATACCAGTGACATGTTGAATATTGTAGtgctgtaagaaaacttgtaatttacaAGAGACATAGGCAGGGGCATTATTAGTTTTAAGTATAAGAGGAATGCCCATGATGGCGAAACAAGCTAAGAGATGagtaataacagaaatgagaaaaggtatcaatGGTATGATGAACATACTTTAATCGTCCAAAAGAAGGGGCATCTCGTGGATTaaccccaggatggaaggatggaatgctcaaaggagcacaggaaggacaagctcgaataagagaacgagcttgtttatgagttaaatgaaaccgtcgttgaaggccagaactattagtgtgatgtagagtataattttgttctgcagcatgtaggtggccgattaaaagcaaatcaatctgagtattaccatgaactaatggttcagaaagttgagaatgagaacgaagatgagtgatgaataaaggagctTGACGTTGGCTCAAAGTAGAGGATAACAAAAGAGTTTCtgaagagaagaagtagcacAAAGAAGTAAAGTagcctgagaaatataagaagtaatATAAACGGCGTATTAAGAATTACTAATAATGTTACAACTAGTAGTAGGGAAATCAAGTAAGACCATGAAAATAGTAAACAATTCTTCCTGTTGCACCgagggataaggataaactgtaactcGAGATTGATGAACACTCCAATATCCAGCCTTACCATTGCTACTAGCATCAGTAAAAAAGGTAGGACCTTGAACAGGAAATATAGAAATTGGTGAGAAAGGCAACACAGAATGTtgtctaaaaaatgaaaagatcagaGACTTAGGATATTGGGTAGAAAATTGACCAACAAATGAAGCACAAGCAACTTGTcaagaatcagaagttgcaagaagataaGTAATCTGATTATGAGTGAATTGAGAGATATTTAAGGaaggatctcctccccaaagttgtcGACGATGTCGTCCTCTGATGATCAGTTTAGCTAAATGATCGATATAAGTAGCCAAGcgtttagatattttattggacaaaaagatccatTCTAGTGGCCGATTAGTTTGATGAATCATTCCTGTGGGAGaatgtaaagtatgaaataaacaaaaggaaaggggaaCATTGGGAAGGAGATAATATAAATGGGccttttgaagttgctcttctacaagctggagttcctgtaaagccaaaggagttaaatggCATGAGTTGTCCAACtgactgtctccttctagaatagaaaaaagatattatattcctaaaacaggacgcatcttttgaaagtcatttaatgttttgaaATGATCACGTCGAGTTTGAGTTTTTTGAGGTCGAATATTTTGTGCTCCTAAGGTATAACCtaaatattgaataggaaaatcCAGTTGAATTTTTTCTGGGGCAATATTAAGTGaatagaaagaaagctgagtttgtaaTGATGCAAAAGGACAAATTCTTGACATAAGGTAGGGCTGTTTAACATACCTTGaggtaaaactttccattgataTCGAGAAAGTGGCTGAGAATTATTAGAAACAGGGACAGAGAAGATCCATGCAATGATAAATTAACACAGTtggaaactgattttttacaGGATTTAAAGTCCTATGTACGAATTTTTGACATATAGTAGGGCTGTTAAGTATACCCTGGGGAAGAAGCTTTTACTGATATTTTTGAATGGGTTGTCCATTATTATATTTAGGAATAATAAAGGCAAACTTTTTACAATCTTGAGGTTGtaatggaatagagaaaaaacaatttttgagatctatgaccattaatttttaactttgtgggataagggcaggattaggaagaccaGGCTGTAAACTTTTCCTTAGgttgaatgtaaacatttatagttttaagacaagacaaagacgggaattccatgcagaaatacgtggctttatattcctctcggccatttgttttttgacttactcttttagagtcctaagtatttctttagataatggtcactgtttcacctaaataggagtggtggctatgagtttaaaggattgtagcccattttgaacatcatatttttggcagctgagaaaatatgaggaatgtttaaaaaagcagcaaattgttgtgaaagatcttgttcccaaaaattaatattgataggaacaatataaaaaaaacacttgaccttGTTGACCTTTAGGACCGACACAGGTTAAAGGTTCTGCGTCTTGATAAACcacagaagcagcacccaagccagtgagtataactgaaacttgtcttttttcccattgtataggccactaatttaaacaaataatagacatattcacCCCCGTATCAATTAactctttaaaaactatttcattaatgtgcaatgaacataagggcttttaattagaaactaaagtttcccaaaaaacagtttttttctgtgCTACCAAACCCTCCCTATTGAGAATATGTTTCCCTGCCTCTAGGCGTATAAATTGTGAGACTTGAaccataataagaattttattagtaacatcatgtcctt
The sequence above is drawn from the Macaca thibetana thibetana isolate TM-01 chromosome 19, ASM2454274v1, whole genome shotgun sequence genome and encodes:
- the LOC126942380 gene encoding 40S ribosomal protein S27-like yields the protein MPLTKDFLHPSPEEEKRKHKKKRLVQSPNSYFMDVKCPGCYKITTVFSHAQTVVLCVGCSTVLCQPTGGKARLTEGCSFRRKQH